In Mycolicibacterium nivoides, the DNA window GCCGTCGACGTGCGCCAGCGCGGTCGTCCACCAGAAGATCATGTGCCAGGTCAGCCAGCCGACGGTCGGAACGGGGATCGGATCGGGCTCGGTGTCCGCCCAATCCGGCCACCACCGGCCCGACGGATCCTCGTGCACGGTCCACACCAGCGAGCCCGGTTCCCACAGGTGATCCTCGTCGACCAGCGCCGACAAGTGCAGGTCGGTCAGCGCCCAGGCCAGGTCGAACTGGCCGCGCAGCTCGACGATCATGGCACCCGCATTACCAGCAGGGTCTGGGCCGAGGTCCCGATAAACCCTTGGCGGTCAAAGATTTCCGCCGTCGTCACGCCGATGCCGTCCGGTCCGATGGACCCACGGGCCCGAACCGCGAAGTCCGACCCTTCCGGAAGCCGGTGCAGATGCACCGCGGTATCGGTGTTCATGAACACGAACTTTTCCGGATCGAGCGCCGCGCCAATGCCGTTCGCCGAATCCACCACCAGCGCCAGGCGCTGCAGGGCCGTCGTCTCCTCGTCGTCGACCACGGGCGTCAACGGACTCATCCAGGCCACCGCCGACTCACCGTCGGTCGCGTTCTGCCGACGCCACGACACGCTTTCCAGATAGCCCGGCGCGCCTTCCCAGTTGTGCGCCACGCCTGCCGCCTCGCCCTCCACCAATGGCGGGAAGCGATCGGTGACCACGTCGCTGGTGTCGCTGGGAGCCAGCAGCCAGGCGGTGACCCGCGCCACCGCGCGCCAGGTGCCGTCGGGTCGGGCCGCCTCCATCTCGGAGACGACCATCGAGATCCGTGACCCCGGCCGGTCCACCCAGGCCCGAACCCGCACCGGCGCAACCGGAATCGCGCCCAGGATATCCAGCGTCAACCGTCCGATCCGCAGGCCCGTACCGGCGGCCAACTCTTCGATCGCCTTGGTCAACAGCGCCAGCGGCGGTGAGCCGTGCTGAATGGCCGGGTCCCAGTTGCTCCGGGTATCGGCGGTGGACTCGAACAGCTGGTACTCACCATCGGTACCGAGCCGATGGTAATGACACCCGATCATGCAGCTCCTGATTCTGGCCACCCGGGATACGGCGGCGGGGTGCCGCCGAACGCCGGACACAAACTCTGATGTGCACACCACGAGCACAACCGCGACGGATTGGGCCGGAAATCGCCGGTGGCGCCGGCCGCCTGGATGGCCTTCCAGATCGCCATCAGCGTGCGCTCGAACCGCAGCAGCTCGTCATGCTCGGGGGAGTAGTCGAGCACCTGACCATCGGCCAGATACAACAGCCGAAGCCGGGACGGCATCACCCCACGCGAGCGCAGCAACGCCACGGCATAGAACTTCATCTGGAACATCGCCTTGAACTCGGCCTGCGCCCGCGCCTCGGGCGGGGCCTTACCGGTCTTGTAGTCGACGACGCGCAACTCGCCCGACGGTGCGACATCGATCCGGTCGACGAATCCGCGCAACAGCGTGCCGTCGGTCAGCTCGACCTCGAGGCGGTGCTCGCAGCACTGGGGATCGAACCGGGTCGGATCCTCCAGGCGGTAGTACCCCGACAACAGCGCCCTGGCCTCGGCGAGCAACGTGGCCGGATATTCGGTATCGGCCAGCTCTGGCTCGGCGGCCACCACCTGCTCCCACGCCGGCTCGACCAGCGTCAGCGCCGTGTCATGCACCCGTTCGGCCGCAGGCAGGCCGTAGAGCTGCTCCAACGCGGCGTGCACCAGGGAACCGCGCAGTTGGGCGGTGGACCGGGGCTCGGGGAGCCGGTCGATGGCGCGGAACCGGTAGAGCAGGGGGCACTGCTTGAAATCGCCGGCCCGTGACGGCGACAGCGCCGGGCGGCGCGGCGTCGGAGCCGGTTCCTCATTCACACCTGTAAGCCTAGGACCGCGCCCCGACAAAGTTGCGGAACCCCGGGCACCAGGCCCGGTGCGGGTACTGGCAGGCTGGACGTCCGTGGCAGCGAAGAGACCGACCGGACCGTTCGCCGTTGGCGACCGGGTGCAACTCACCGACGCCAAGGGCCGGCGCTACACGATGGTGCTCAACCCGGGCGGCGAGTTCCACACCCATCGCGGCATCATCGCCTTCGACAATGTGATCGGGCTGCCGGAAGGCAGCGTGGTCAAATCCACCAACGGCGACCAGTTCCTCGTGCTGCGACCGCTCCTGGTCGACTACGTGATGTCGATGCCCCGCGGGGCGCAGGTGATCTACCCGAAAGACGCCGCGCAGATCGTGCACGAGGGCGACATCTTCCCGGGCGCGCGAGTGCTGGAGGCCGGCGCCGGCTCCGGCGCGCTGACCTGCTCGCTGCTGCGGGCGGTGGGCCCGGAGGGCCGGGTGACGTCCTATGAGATCCGTGACGATCACGCCCCGACCGCCGAGAAGAACGTGATCACGTTCTTCGGTGAGCGCCCGGAGAACTGGGACCTGGTGATCGCCGACCTCGCCGACTACGAAGGTCCGGAGATGGACCGCGTGGTCCTGGACATGCTGGCGCCCTGGGAGGTGCTGCCCGCCGTCTCCAAGGCGCTGGTGGCCGGTGGTGTGCTGATGGTCTACGTCGCCACCGTCACCCAGCTGTCGCGCGTCGTCGAGGCGCTTCGCGAGCAGCAGTGCTGGACCGAACCGCGGGCCTGGGAAAGCATGCAGCGGGGTTGGCATGTGGTGGGGCTGGCGGTACGGCCGGAACACAACATGCGCGGCCACACCGCCTTTCTGGTCAGCGCGCGCAAATTGGCGCCGGGCGCGGTGGCGCCGGTCCCGCTGCGCAAGAAACGTCAGCTCGCCGTCGAGTCCGCCGTCGAGTCCGAGTCGGGGGCCTGACGGCCTAGTCGTCGCTGTGGTGCAAGCCCCGCCGGGCGGAGAGCAGTTCGAGTTCGGGGCGGCCCGCGACCATCCGTTCGGCGGCGTCGAGGACCTCGACCACGTGCGCGCGGTCGGCGGCGACCAGAGCGATGCCGATGCCGGCGCGGCGATGTAGATCCTGTGTGCCTGATTCGGCCGCCGACACCGCGAGCTTGCGGTGCAGTTCGGCGATCACCGGCCGGATCACGGAGCGTTTCTGCTTGAGCGAGTGCACATCACCGAGCAGCAGGTCGAACTCCAACCAGCCGATCCACATGGCGTCTCAGCGGGGTGGAGTCGGGGCGGGCGGCGCAGACGCTTCGGCACCCGCGCCCATCACCAGCAGCAGATCGGCGGTGTGCCTGGTCAGCTGCCAGCCGTCGCCGTGCGGGGTGAATTCCATCGGGAAGCTGAAGTCGCGGGCCGATTTCTCGCCGCCCGCGGTGACCTTGACGGTCGCCACCACGTTGCCCGGCTCGGTTTGGGACCAGGTCAGATCGTTGGCCTCGAAGGTCAGCGGAGTGAATCCGTTGTCGGCCAGCGCACGGCCGAACTTGTCCAGCGCGGCGGCGTCATCGGCGGTGCCCTGTTCGACCAGGACGACCTTGTCGGCGCCGGGGACGCTGACGTCGGCCAGCCGGTCCAGCACACCGGTCAGCGCTTCGGGGGCCGGCAGCGGTGCGGTGGGCGGAGCGGCCGGTGCCGTCGTGGTGAGCACGCTGGTGGCCGGGTGCGAGGACTCAGCCCGATCACCGTTGCCACTACACCCACAGAGCCCAAGTGCCGCCACGATCGTGGCGGCACTCAGGACTGCGAAACGGGTGCGGTTCAACTACCTACTCAGCCGACAGAGGACAGCAGGGCCATGGCCGATCCCTTGGAGATCTGCCAGCCGGTCGGGCTCGGGCCCGCCACGAACTGGATGTTCTGGGTGGCGGTGCCGCCGGTGGCCGAGGTGGCGGTGACATCGGCATACGCCACGCCGCCCTGGTCATCGATGTTGGCGATGTTGAAGGTCAGCGGGAACTTGCCTTCAGCGGCCGCCTTGCTGTAGGCGCGGTCGGCGGCGATGCTCTCGATCCGACCGATGCCGCCCTGGATGTAGGGGGCCTTGCCGCTGAACGAGCCACCGTTGGCGAGTGCCTGCAGAGTCTGCACCAGCGGTGACGCCAGGTCCGGTGCCGGCGTGGCCGGCAGGGGCGCGCCGAAGACCACCGGCTGGATGGCCGGCGAGGTCGACATGCCGCTGGATGCAATAGAAGTCACACCCGCCGCTGCTCCGCCCACCACGGCGGCGGCTGCAGCTGCGGTGATAAAGCCGGTAACGAGGGTTTTCGGGGTCACGACTGTCCTTTCGATCGGACCAACTGAACTTAGAGGCTAACAGTGGTGCTGGTGTGTCTAGTTCCTAGAGCGCACACAATGGCTGAATCGCCGGTAGCGTTGAAGTTGTTACTGCACCAACTTGCGGTGCGGGAGGGAGCGCAATATGAGTGAGTCAGAGCGTTCGGAGGGTCACGCCGAGAGTTTCTCGGCGGGCTACTCGCAGCCCATGTCCAGCGATGATGCCGCCGAGCTGGAATCGCTGCGCCGTGAGGCCGCGGTTCTGCGTGAGCAGTTGGAGAATGCGGTAGGGCCACAGAGCGGACTGCGCAGTGCCCGCGACGTTCACCAGCTTGAGGCGCGGATCGACTCGCTCGCGTCGCGCAACGCCAAGCTCATGGACACCCTGAAGGAAGCCCGTCAGCAGCTGCTCGCCCTGCGCGAGGAGGTCGACCGGCTGGGTCAGCCGCCCAGCGGGTACGGCGTGCTGCTGGGTACCCACGAGGACGACACCGTCGACGTGTTCACCTCGGGCCGCAAGATGCGACTCACCTGCTCCCCGAACATCGAGACCGCGTCGCTCAAGCAGGGCCAGACGGTCCGGCTCAACGAGGCGCTCACCGTGGTCGAGGCCGGCCACTTCGAGGCGGTCGGCGAGATCAGCACGCTGCGCGAAATCCTGGCCGACGGCCACCGCGCACTGGTGGTCGGGCATGCCGACGAGGAGCGCATCGTCTGGCTGGCCGAGCCCCTGATCGCCGTCGAGGACCTGCCCGAGGACTCCGAGGCGGCGCTCGACGACGACCGGCCGCGCAAGCTGCGTCCCGGAGACTCACTGCTGGTCGACACCAAGGCCGGATACGCCTTCGAGCGCATCCCCAAGGCCGAGGTCGAGGATCTGGTGCTCGAAGAGGTGCCCGATGTCAGCTACAACGACATCGGTGGCCTGGGCCGCCAGATCGAGCAGATCCGCGACGCCGTCGAGCTGCCCTTCCTGCACAAGGAGCTCTACCGCGAGTACTCGCTGCGGCCGCCCAAGGGCGTGCTGCTCTACGGCCCGCCCGGTTGCGGTAAGACGCTGATCGCCAAGGCCGTGGCGAACTCGCTGGCCAAGAAGATGGCCGAGGTTCGTGGTGACGACGCCCGTGAGGCGAAGAGCTACTTCCTCAACATCAAGGGCCCCGAGCTGCTGAACAAGTTCGTCGGTGAGACCGAGCGTCACATCCGGCTGATCTTCCAGCGCGCCCGTGAGAAGGCGTCCGAGGGCACCCCGGTGATCGTGTTCTTCGACGAGATGGACTCGATCTTCCGTACCCGTGGCACCGGCGTCAGCTCCGACGTGGAGACAACTGTTGTGCCGCAGCTGCTTTCGGAGATCGACGGTGTCGAAGGCCTGGAGAACGTCATCGTCATCGGCGCCTCCAACCGCGAGGACATGATCGACCCGGCGATCCTGCGGCCCGGCCGCCTGGACGTCAAGATCAAGATCGAGCGGCCCGACGCCGAGTCGGCACAGGACATCTTCTCGAAGTACCTGACCGAGGCACTGCCGGTGCACGCCGACGATCTCGCCGAGTTCGGCGGCGACCGGACGCTGACGATCAAGACCATGATCGAGAAGGTCGTGGACCGGATGTACGCGGAGATCGACGACAACCGGTTCCTGGAGGTCACCTACGCCAACGGTGACAAGGAAGTCATGTACTTCAAGGACTTCAACTCCGGCGCCATGATCCAGAACGTCGTCGACCGGGCGAAGAAGAACGCGATCAAGAGCGTGCTGGAGACCGGTCAGCCCGGTCTGCGAATCCAGCACCTGCTGGATTCGATCGTCGATGAGTTCGCCGAGAACGAGGACCTGCCCAACACCACCAATCCCGATGACTGGGCGCGGATCTCGGGCAAGAAGGGCGAGCGGATCGTCTACATCCGTACGCTCGTCACCGGCAAGAGCTCGTCGGCCAGCAGGGCGATTGACACCGAGTCGAACCTCGGGCAGTACCTGTAGCAGGTTCTGCGCGAGCAGTCGTGAATGTCCCCGGAATCAACCGATTCCGGGGACATTTGCGTCTT includes these proteins:
- a CDS encoding thioesterase family protein; this translates as MIGCHYHRLGTDGEYQLFESTADTRSNWDPAIQHGSPPLALLTKAIEELAAGTGLRIGRLTLDILGAIPVAPVRVRAWVDRPGSRISMVVSEMEAARPDGTWRAVARVTAWLLAPSDTSDVVTDRFPPLVEGEAAGVAHNWEGAPGYLESVSWRRQNATDGESAVAWMSPLTPVVDDEETTALQRLALVVDSANGIGAALDPEKFVFMNTDTAVHLHRLPEGSDFAVRARGSIGPDGIGVTTAEIFDRQGFIGTSAQTLLVMRVP
- a CDS encoding RecB family exonuclease produces the protein MNEEPAPTPRRPALSPSRAGDFKQCPLLYRFRAIDRLPEPRSTAQLRGSLVHAALEQLYGLPAAERVHDTALTLVEPAWEQVVAAEPELADTEYPATLLAEARALLSGYYRLEDPTRFDPQCCEHRLEVELTDGTLLRGFVDRIDVAPSGELRVVDYKTGKAPPEARAQAEFKAMFQMKFYAVALLRSRGVMPSRLRLLYLADGQVLDYSPEHDELLRFERTLMAIWKAIQAAGATGDFRPNPSRLCSWCAHQSLCPAFGGTPPPYPGWPESGAA
- a CDS encoding tRNA (adenine-N1)-methyltransferase; the protein is MAAKRPTGPFAVGDRVQLTDAKGRRYTMVLNPGGEFHTHRGIIAFDNVIGLPEGSVVKSTNGDQFLVLRPLLVDYVMSMPRGAQVIYPKDAAQIVHEGDIFPGARVLEAGAGSGALTCSLLRAVGPEGRVTSYEIRDDHAPTAEKNVITFFGERPENWDLVIADLADYEGPEMDRVVLDMLAPWEVLPAVSKALVAGGVLMVYVATVTQLSRVVEALREQQCWTEPRAWESMQRGWHVVGLAVRPEHNMRGHTAFLVSARKLAPGAVAPVPLRKKRQLAVESAVESESGA
- a CDS encoding DUF503 domain-containing protein, with the translated sequence MWIGWLEFDLLLGDVHSLKQKRSVIRPVIAELHRKLAVSAAESGTQDLHRRAGIGIALVAADRAHVVEVLDAAERMVAGRPELELLSARRGLHHSDD
- the arc gene encoding proteasome ATPase; the protein is MSESERSEGHAESFSAGYSQPMSSDDAAELESLRREAAVLREQLENAVGPQSGLRSARDVHQLEARIDSLASRNAKLMDTLKEARQQLLALREEVDRLGQPPSGYGVLLGTHEDDTVDVFTSGRKMRLTCSPNIETASLKQGQTVRLNEALTVVEAGHFEAVGEISTLREILADGHRALVVGHADEERIVWLAEPLIAVEDLPEDSEAALDDDRPRKLRPGDSLLVDTKAGYAFERIPKAEVEDLVLEEVPDVSYNDIGGLGRQIEQIRDAVELPFLHKELYREYSLRPPKGVLLYGPPGCGKTLIAKAVANSLAKKMAEVRGDDAREAKSYFLNIKGPELLNKFVGETERHIRLIFQRAREKASEGTPVIVFFDEMDSIFRTRGTGVSSDVETTVVPQLLSEIDGVEGLENVIVIGASNREDMIDPAILRPGRLDVKIKIERPDAESAQDIFSKYLTEALPVHADDLAEFGGDRTLTIKTMIEKVVDRMYAEIDDNRFLEVTYANGDKEVMYFKDFNSGAMIQNVVDRAKKNAIKSVLETGQPGLRIQHLLDSIVDEFAENEDLPNTTNPDDWARISGKKGERIVYIRTLVTGKSSSASRAIDTESNLGQYL